In the genome of Nonlabens sp. MB-3u-79, one region contains:
- a CDS encoding isoaspartyl peptidase/L-asparaginase family protein, with amino-acid sequence MKYYAYLILSLILISCNQKPEVASTETGDSKTTELQETRTSEFAIVIHGGAGTIKKENMTPELEIQYNEKLSEAIKAGHEILKNGGDAMDAVEASIRIMEDSPLFNSGKGAVFTHDGVNSLDASFMDGKTLNAGAVAGVTTVKNPISLARKVMTDSEHVLLSGTGADEFAKSLSYDNIEIVENSYFFTENRYQSLQRVLAKEKENDQKTALLKLEDPFIKDSKYGTVGCVALDKNGNIAAGTSTGGMTNKKYGRIGDSPIIGSGTYANNNTCGVSSTGHGEYFIRAQVAYDISALMEYGGKTLKEATEEVIQKKLVNLGGTGGIVALDHLGNISMEFNTAGMYRAMMDDQGTLTVGMYK; translated from the coding sequence ATGAAATACTACGCCTACCTCATTCTATCCCTTATTTTGATTTCCTGTAATCAAAAACCAGAAGTTGCCTCAACAGAGACAGGCGATTCTAAAACAACTGAATTACAAGAAACAAGAACCAGCGAATTTGCCATAGTTATTCATGGAGGGGCTGGAACCATAAAAAAAGAGAACATGACTCCAGAGTTAGAAATTCAATACAATGAAAAGCTATCTGAAGCCATAAAAGCAGGACATGAGATTCTTAAAAATGGTGGCGATGCTATGGATGCGGTAGAAGCAAGCATAAGAATTATGGAAGACTCTCCTTTATTCAATTCAGGTAAAGGCGCTGTATTTACCCATGATGGGGTCAACTCGTTAGACGCTAGTTTTATGGATGGAAAGACCTTAAACGCTGGCGCCGTTGCTGGAGTAACCACCGTAAAAAACCCAATTTCTCTTGCCAGAAAAGTAATGACCGATTCAGAACATGTTTTACTGAGTGGCACAGGAGCAGACGAGTTTGCAAAATCACTTAGCTACGACAACATTGAAATAGTAGAAAACAGCTACTTTTTTACAGAGAATAGATACCAATCATTGCAGCGAGTTCTTGCAAAAGAAAAGGAAAATGATCAAAAAACAGCACTTTTAAAACTGGAAGATCCCTTTATTAAAGACTCTAAATACGGGACTGTAGGTTGCGTTGCTCTAGATAAAAATGGAAATATCGCTGCAGGAACCAGCACTGGAGGTATGACCAATAAAAAATACGGCCGTATAGGTGATTCTCCTATCATAGGTAGCGGTACATATGCCAACAACAACACCTGTGGAGTATCCAGTACTGGACATGGCGAGTATTTTATAAGAGCACAAGTCGCTTATGACATTAGTGCTTTAATGGAATATGGAGGTAAAACACTTAAAGAAGCTACAGAAGAAGTGATCCAAAAAAAGCTAGTCAATCTAGGTGGAACCGGAGGAATCGTTGCTTTAGATCATTTGGGTAATATATCTATGGAATTTAATACAGCAGGAATGTATCGCGCCATGATGGATGATCAAGGAACACTGACGGTCGGTATGTATAAGTAG
- a CDS encoding exodeoxyribonuclease III — protein sequence MKIISYNVNGIRAAMKKDFITWLTAANPDVLCLQEIKAQEDQIDTEAFTAAGYKYQYYYSAQKKGYSGTAIISKIQPDHVEYGTGIETMDHEGRNIRADFGNISVMSMYLPSGTNDARLSFKFEYMEQFLAYSKELIQERPNLLICGDYNICHQAIDIHDPIRLKNTSGFLPEEREWMDRFVESGFIDTFRIFNDQPDQYSWWSYRGGSRARNKGWRLDYHMVNDSLQDRVKRSVILSEAIHSDHCPVMVEID from the coding sequence ATGAAAATCATCTCCTACAACGTAAACGGCATCAGAGCTGCCATGAAAAAAGACTTTATAACCTGGCTTACTGCGGCAAATCCTGATGTACTTTGTTTACAAGAAATAAAAGCACAGGAAGATCAAATAGACACAGAAGCTTTTACTGCTGCTGGATATAAGTACCAGTACTATTACAGCGCGCAGAAAAAAGGCTATTCTGGAACAGCCATTATCTCTAAGATACAACCAGATCATGTAGAATATGGCACTGGTATAGAAACTATGGATCATGAAGGAAGAAATATCAGAGCAGATTTTGGCAATATATCTGTCATGAGCATGTACTTGCCTAGCGGAACTAATGATGCGAGATTGAGCTTCAAATTTGAATATATGGAGCAATTTCTAGCGTATTCTAAAGAACTGATACAAGAACGTCCTAATTTGTTGATCTGTGGCGACTATAACATCTGTCATCAAGCTATTGATATTCACGATCCAATACGTTTAAAAAATACATCTGGTTTCTTACCAGAAGAGCGCGAGTGGATGGATCGATTTGTGGAAAGTGGTTTTATAGATACGTTTAGAATCTTTAACGATCAGCCAGATCAATATTCTTGGTGGAGTTATAGAGGTGGTTCTCGAGCAAGAAATAAAGGCTGGAGATTGGATTACCACATGGTAAACGACAGTTTGCAGGATCGTGTTAAAAGATCTGTAATCCTAAGTGAGGCAATACATAGTGATCACTGTCCAGTAATGGTCGAGATTGATTAA
- the rsmI gene encoding 16S rRNA (cytidine(1402)-2'-O)-methyltransferase, translating to MKLYLVPTPIGNLKDMTYRGVEILKEVDLILAEDTRTSGKLLQHYGVTTQMLSYHMHNEHKISDNIVSRIKSGETMALITDAGSPGISDPGFLLTRKLIENGIEVQSLPGATAFVPALTVSGMPCDKFVFEGFLPVKKGRQKRLEFLKEETRTIVFYESPHKLLRTLADFKLHYGEERQISISREITKLYEEHFRGTLTEAIAHFEHKKPRGEFVVVLEGFA from the coding sequence ATGAAACTCTACCTTGTTCCTACACCTATCGGTAATTTAAAAGACATGACTTATAGAGGCGTAGAAATATTGAAAGAGGTAGACCTCATTCTTGCTGAGGATACGAGAACAAGTGGTAAGTTATTGCAGCATTATGGCGTTACCACACAAATGCTTTCTTATCATATGCACAATGAGCATAAAATAAGTGATAACATTGTGAGCCGTATCAAATCTGGAGAAACCATGGCATTGATCACAGATGCCGGCTCCCCAGGAATAAGCGACCCTGGGTTTTTACTGACTCGAAAACTCATAGAGAATGGAATAGAAGTACAATCCTTACCAGGCGCTACGGCTTTTGTTCCTGCACTTACCGTCTCTGGAATGCCTTGCGATAAATTTGTTTTTGAAGGATTTCTACCGGTAAAAAAAGGAAGGCAAAAACGTCTTGAATTTTTAAAAGAAGAAACTAGAACTATCGTTTTCTATGAATCACCTCACAAACTATTAAGAACCTTAGCCGACTTCAAATTGCACTACGGAGAAGAGCGACAGATTTCTATTTCTCGCGAGATTACTAAGCTGTACGAAGAACATTTTAGAGGTACGCTAACAGAAGCGATTGCTCATTTTGAGCATAAAAAACCTAGAGGGGAATTTGTTGTGGTGCTAGAAGGCTTTGCGTGA
- a CDS encoding DMT family transporter produces MDNAKLKYLYLVILSLIWGSSFILIKKALGEENGELVLHPLQLGALRTMISGAILISIGWKSFAATRRKDWPWLALSGLLGTFFPAFLFAYAQTEIDSAISAILNSTVPLITLIMGAIIFGISFSRNQLIGVIIGLAGAVGLVLAGMESHPEQNYLFAGLILIACACYASNVNIIKRYLQNIKPLAIATGNFVFIVPLATIVFFSADGASIDFESSAVQESFMYIITLCIFGTVAAKVMFNKLVQMTSPVFASSVTYLMPVIGLTWGVLDGELFNIWQVVATGVIIFAVVLVTREKKKV; encoded by the coding sequence ATGGATAACGCTAAATTAAAGTACCTATACCTTGTCATTCTAAGCTTGATTTGGGGTTCCTCTTTTATCTTAATCAAGAAAGCATTGGGAGAAGAAAATGGGGAGTTGGTATTGCACCCTTTGCAATTAGGGGCCTTACGTACCATGATCTCCGGAGCTATTCTTATTTCTATAGGTTGGAAATCATTTGCTGCCACACGAAGAAAGGACTGGCCGTGGCTGGCGCTTTCCGGATTGCTAGGCACCTTTTTTCCCGCCTTTTTATTTGCATACGCGCAAACTGAAATCGATAGCGCTATAAGTGCCATCCTTAATTCTACTGTTCCATTAATAACATTAATTATGGGAGCGATTATTTTCGGTATTTCTTTCTCGCGTAACCAATTGATTGGAGTTATTATAGGCCTTGCAGGAGCTGTAGGCTTAGTTTTGGCGGGTATGGAAAGTCATCCAGAGCAAAACTATCTTTTTGCAGGATTGATACTCATCGCTTGTGCCTGTTATGCCAGTAATGTAAACATTATAAAAAGATACCTTCAAAACATCAAACCTCTCGCTATTGCTACGGGTAATTTTGTCTTTATAGTACCTCTGGCAACCATCGTTTTTTTTAGTGCCGATGGCGCTTCCATTGATTTTGAAAGTTCAGCAGTACAAGAGAGCTTTATGTATATTATTACCTTGTGTATTTTTGGAACTGTTGCGGCTAAGGTTATGTTCAACAAGTTAGTGCAAATGACTTCTCCAGTATTTGCTAGCTCAGTTACTTATTTAATGCCCGTGATAGGATTGACATGGGGGGTTTTAGACGGGGAGCTTTTTAATATCTGGCAAGTTGTTGCTACTGGGGTAATTATTTTTGCAGTGGTATTAGTGACCAGAGAGAAGAAGAAGGTTTAA
- the gldD gene encoding gliding motility lipoprotein GldD, whose product MYTSLRILFVLLLFIGISSCNDKKVLPKPSGQLALDFPKGNYVNSDDMNCPFSFEVNELARVLSKSDCSMKIEYPDMDATVYLNYRPVQNNLRQLLIDGQKLSYEHNQKADVIADFPFVNKLNKTYGMMYEIEGDAASNAQFYVTDSTKHFLTASLYFYTQPNYDSILPAVDYVKGDMVKMMETLRWKE is encoded by the coding sequence ATGTACACTAGCTTAAGAATTCTATTTGTATTGTTACTATTCATTGGGATTTCCAGTTGTAATGATAAAAAAGTATTGCCCAAGCCTAGCGGCCAGTTGGCACTTGATTTTCCAAAAGGGAATTATGTGAATTCAGATGATATGAATTGTCCCTTTTCTTTTGAAGTAAATGAATTAGCACGAGTACTGTCTAAAAGCGATTGTTCTATGAAGATTGAATATCCTGATATGGATGCAACGGTATATCTCAATTATAGACCTGTACAAAACAACCTCAGACAATTGCTCATCGACGGACAAAAACTATCCTATGAGCACAATCAAAAAGCAGATGTTATTGCAGATTTTCCCTTTGTTAACAAACTTAACAAGACCTATGGGATGATGTATGAAATAGAAGGTGATGCGGCTTCTAACGCTCAATTTTATGTAACGGACAGTACCAAACATTTTCTTACCGCTTCCTTATATTTTTACACACAACCTAATTACGATTCCATTCTACCAGCGGTAGACTATGTAAAAGGTGATATGGTTAAAATGATGGAAACTCTGAGGTGGAAGGAATAA
- a CDS encoding gliding motility-associated protein GldE: MISSGDQLMYLIVFILLLICSALISGAEVAFFSLSNTELDDESEDFPRRRIINKLLDRPKKLLATILIANNAINITSVLIFGILSDTWLENVKPIAIDFGFQFDLDIRFVIEVVVVTFLILLFGEIFPKVYANRNPKGFASFMAIPLNVLDKIFSFISLPMRYVTLQIQDRLGGKKSNITVSQLSQALELTDGNDTTDEEQQLLQGIVSFGNTHTKNVMRNRTDVFALDESLPFKDIIPQVIEHGYSRIPCYKESIDQITGVLYVKDLLPYIDRKNYEWRKLLREAYFVPENKKLDDLLQEFQEKKKHIAIVVDEYGGTSGLISLEDIIEEIVGDISDEFDEEDLIYSKLDDKNYVFEGKTQLKDFYRVLDLEEEDIAVFENGKGESETLAGFLLEQTGHFPRKLDQVPFHNMTFLVEVMDKKRIKQIKCTLA; the protein is encoded by the coding sequence ATGATTTCCAGCGGAGATCAATTGATGTATTTAATAGTTTTTATTTTACTACTTATTTGTAGCGCCCTGATAAGCGGCGCTGAAGTGGCTTTTTTTAGTCTTTCTAACACAGAATTAGATGATGAAAGCGAAGACTTTCCTAGACGTAGGATTATCAATAAACTCCTTGACAGGCCTAAAAAACTCCTGGCAACTATATTAATTGCAAATAACGCGATTAACATCACCTCAGTATTGATATTTGGAATCCTCAGCGATACTTGGTTGGAAAATGTGAAACCTATTGCCATCGACTTTGGCTTTCAGTTTGATTTGGATATAAGGTTTGTTATTGAAGTTGTAGTGGTGACCTTTTTGATTTTACTTTTTGGCGAGATTTTCCCAAAGGTTTACGCTAACCGCAACCCAAAGGGATTTGCCAGTTTTATGGCGATACCTCTTAATGTGCTCGACAAAATATTTAGTTTTATCAGCTTACCAATGCGTTATGTTACTTTACAAATACAAGACCGTTTAGGAGGTAAGAAGTCTAATATAACAGTTTCTCAACTATCACAGGCATTAGAACTTACTGACGGGAACGATACTACAGATGAAGAACAACAATTGCTTCAGGGGATTGTAAGCTTTGGTAATACGCATACAAAAAACGTGATGCGCAATCGTACCGATGTGTTTGCTCTAGATGAAAGCCTGCCTTTTAAAGACATCATACCTCAAGTTATTGAGCATGGTTACTCGCGCATACCTTGTTATAAGGAAAGCATAGATCAGATTACTGGAGTCTTGTATGTAAAAGACCTGCTGCCTTATATAGATCGTAAAAATTATGAATGGAGAAAGTTGCTTAGAGAAGCCTACTTCGTTCCAGAAAATAAAAAGTTAGATGATCTTTTACAAGAATTTCAAGAGAAGAAAAAGCACATCGCTATAGTGGTGGATGAATATGGAGGCACAAGCGGTCTTATTTCATTAGAAGATATTATAGAAGAGATTGTTGGAGATATCAGTGATGAGTTTGATGAGGAAGATCTGATTTACTCAAAGCTGGACGATAAGAATTACGTTTTTGAAGGTAAAACGCAATTAAAAGATTTCTACAGAGTTTTAGATTTAGAGGAAGAAGATATCGCAGTATTTGAGAATGGTAAAGGAGAATCGGAGACCCTTGCAGGATTTTTACTAGAGCAAACCGGTCACTTTCCTAGAAAATTAGATCAAGTACCTTTTCACAACATGACCTTTTTAGTAGAAGTCATGGATAAAAAACGCATTAAACAAATAAAATGTACACTAGCTTAA
- a CDS encoding single-stranded DNA-binding protein encodes MAGTVNKVILIGHTGDEVKMKYFEGGNCIGRFPLATNEEYVNRSTGERVSNTEWHNCVVRNKAAEVCEKYLKKGDKVYIEGRIKNRQWTGEDGQQRYTTEIQVQEFTFLTPKNEASTPSGPQQTAPAQQTQKSQQASTDPEKKETPTNSYSEPQPESSSVNEDDDLPF; translated from the coding sequence ATGGCAGGTACCGTTAATAAAGTGATTCTAATAGGTCACACAGGAGATGAAGTAAAGATGAAATATTTTGAAGGGGGTAATTGCATAGGGAGGTTTCCTCTTGCTACTAACGAAGAATATGTAAATCGCAGCACAGGAGAACGCGTTTCTAATACAGAATGGCATAATTGTGTCGTGAGAAACAAAGCTGCTGAAGTTTGTGAAAAGTATTTAAAAAAAGGAGATAAAGTATATATAGAAGGGCGTATTAAAAACAGACAGTGGACTGGAGAAGATGGGCAGCAACGTTACACAACAGAAATCCAAGTGCAAGAGTTTACCTTTTTAACTCCTAAAAACGAAGCCTCGACACCTAGTGGACCTCAACAAACTGCTCCTGCTCAGCAAACGCAAAAATCTCAACAAGCATCTACAGATCCAGAGAAAAAAGAAACACCGACAAATTCTTACAGCGAGCCACAACCGGAGAGCAGTAGTGTAAATGAAGACGATGATTTACCATTTTAA
- the mutY gene encoding A/G-specific adenine glycosylase: protein MNFSVQLIDWYVVNKRTLPWRETENPYFIWLSEVILQQTRVQQGLPYYQIFVKTYPTVEKLAAAPQDEVLKLWQGLGYYSRARNLQAAALQIVEDDLKFPDNYKDLLRLKGVGDYTAAAIASFAFKEVVPVVDGNVYRVLSRLYGISIPINVPAGVKEFKELAIKLINQKDPATHNQAIMEFGALQCTPKNPDCSTCPFKKECVAFQEDRIGELPVKLKKAKVKSLFHHYVVVQTPSGKTIMNQRDNSSIWAGLFEFPYIEANGALLSNEVTEHDVFKGVVGKSRFRESVYNQQPIIHKLSHRKIHAYFWIVKVEEELETAVLVEEAFEKPVHVLMDRFMKEFWQKN from the coding sequence ATGAACTTTTCCGTGCAACTTATTGATTGGTATGTGGTTAACAAAAGAACACTTCCTTGGAGAGAAACAGAAAATCCTTACTTTATATGGTTAAGTGAGGTGATTTTGCAGCAAACAAGGGTTCAGCAAGGCCTACCTTACTATCAAATTTTTGTTAAAACCTACCCAACAGTAGAGAAACTCGCTGCTGCGCCCCAAGATGAAGTACTGAAGTTATGGCAAGGATTGGGCTATTATTCCAGGGCTAGAAACTTACAAGCAGCTGCTCTACAAATAGTGGAGGACGACCTTAAGTTTCCAGACAATTATAAGGATTTATTACGACTTAAAGGGGTTGGAGATTATACAGCAGCAGCAATTGCTAGTTTTGCCTTTAAAGAAGTGGTTCCTGTAGTGGACGGTAATGTTTATAGAGTGTTATCCCGTCTGTATGGGATTTCTATACCTATAAATGTTCCTGCTGGGGTAAAAGAGTTCAAGGAACTTGCCATTAAATTAATCAATCAAAAAGATCCTGCAACACATAATCAAGCGATTATGGAGTTTGGGGCACTTCAATGCACTCCCAAAAATCCAGATTGCAGTACTTGTCCATTTAAAAAGGAATGTGTGGCTTTTCAAGAAGATAGAATAGGAGAGTTGCCTGTAAAATTGAAGAAAGCCAAAGTCAAAAGTCTTTTTCATCATTACGTGGTGGTACAAACTCCTTCGGGAAAAACAATTATGAACCAGCGCGATAACAGTAGTATTTGGGCAGGATTATTTGAGTTCCCTTATATTGAGGCAAATGGGGCTCTGTTATCAAATGAGGTTACAGAACATGATGTGTTTAAAGGTGTTGTAGGGAAGTCTCGCTTTCGCGAAAGCGTATACAACCAACAGCCCATTATCCATAAATTATCTCATAGAAAGATTCACGCTTATTTCTGGATCGTAAAGGTGGAAGAAGAACTAGAAACTGCGGTTCTTGTTGAAGAAGCATTTGAAAAGCCGGTTCATGTCTTAATGGATAGATTTATGAAAGAATTCTGGCAAAAAAACTAA
- a CDS encoding HU family DNA-binding protein, whose amino-acid sequence MTKADIVSKISDKLGMEKTDVQATVESFMNEVKDSLETGENVYLRGFGSFIVKTRAEKTGRNISKNTTIKIPAHNIPAFKPAKVFVDGVKLNVKVK is encoded by the coding sequence ATGACTAAAGCAGATATCGTATCTAAAATTTCAGACAAGCTGGGAATGGAGAAGACTGATGTGCAGGCTACTGTTGAATCTTTCATGAATGAAGTGAAAGACTCTCTTGAAACTGGAGAAAACGTATATTTACGTGGTTTCGGTAGCTTTATTGTTAAGACAAGAGCTGAAAAGACTGGTCGTAACATTTCTAAGAACACCACTATTAAAATTCCTGCTCACAACATACCAGCATTTAAACCTGCTAAAGTATTTGTAGACGGAGTAAAATTAAACGTAAAAGTTAAGTAA
- a CDS encoding ribonuclease E/G, with translation MDKEIIIRSSATKIDYALTKSGRLVELHKDEEKTKFAVSDIFIAKSRKVLSGLNATFVDVGYEKDGFLHYHDLGIKYLTQLKFTKQVLSGRRKNFALKDIKFEKDIEKHGAIEDAVSPTQPILVQVVKEPISTKGPRLSAELSLPGRYVVLVPFSDRISISQKIEDREEKSRLKRLVKSIKPEGFGVIVRTVAKGKLVAELDQDLQNLVEKWETMCSKIHKAQFPTKVMTEVSRTNSLMRDVFNDTYTSIVVDDEEVFQEIKNYLKTIAPHKESIVKYHNPRTSVFEKFGIERQIKTSFGRTVSMSKGAYLVIEHTEAMHVIDVNSGNRSNKADSQEDTALETNMISATEIARQLRLRDMGGIIVVDFIDMRKAENRKKLYEHMRDEMADDRAKHKILPPSKFGLIQITRQRVRQEVNIKTREENPDGKNGEEIQAPILVIQEITETLERHLKAGVKKITLNAHPFIAAFITKGYPSIRSKWFMNHKKWVKVVPRDAYTYLEYNFKDKDGNDLT, from the coding sequence ATGGATAAAGAAATTATTATCCGTTCCAGTGCTACAAAAATCGATTATGCGCTTACTAAAAGTGGTAGACTAGTCGAGTTACATAAAGATGAAGAAAAAACTAAGTTTGCGGTAAGTGACATATTCATTGCAAAGTCACGCAAGGTTCTTTCTGGCCTCAACGCTACGTTTGTAGATGTAGGCTATGAAAAAGATGGGTTTTTACACTATCACGACCTAGGTATTAAATACCTTACCCAACTTAAATTTACCAAACAAGTTTTAAGCGGTAGACGCAAAAACTTTGCACTTAAAGATATCAAATTTGAAAAAGATATAGAAAAACATGGTGCTATTGAAGATGCAGTATCGCCTACACAACCTATACTTGTTCAAGTAGTTAAAGAACCAATATCTACTAAAGGACCTCGCCTAAGTGCCGAGCTTTCTTTACCAGGTAGGTATGTTGTTCTCGTTCCTTTTTCTGACCGCATATCTATATCTCAAAAGATAGAAGATCGTGAAGAAAAAAGTAGACTAAAAAGACTTGTAAAAAGCATTAAACCCGAAGGATTTGGCGTTATTGTACGCACAGTTGCTAAAGGTAAACTCGTAGCAGAGCTGGACCAAGATTTACAAAATCTTGTTGAAAAGTGGGAAACCATGTGTAGTAAAATACACAAGGCGCAATTCCCAACAAAGGTTATGACTGAAGTAAGTCGTACCAATTCCCTTATGAGAGATGTTTTTAATGATACGTACACTTCCATTGTCGTTGATGATGAAGAGGTGTTTCAAGAAATTAAAAACTATTTGAAAACTATTGCCCCACATAAAGAGTCTATTGTAAAATACCACAATCCGAGAACATCCGTTTTCGAAAAATTTGGTATTGAAAGACAAATAAAAACATCATTTGGACGTACTGTATCTATGAGTAAAGGTGCTTACCTTGTTATAGAACATACAGAAGCCATGCATGTTATAGATGTCAACTCTGGAAATAGATCTAATAAAGCCGACAGTCAGGAAGACACCGCACTTGAGACCAACATGATCTCTGCAACTGAGATTGCACGCCAGTTAAGGCTTAGAGATATGGGTGGAATTATTGTGGTCGATTTTATCGACATGCGCAAAGCAGAGAATCGCAAGAAACTCTACGAGCACATGAGAGATGAGATGGCAGATGACCGCGCAAAACACAAGATTCTTCCACCTAGTAAATTTGGTTTGATCCAGATTACAAGACAACGTGTGAGACAAGAAGTAAATATCAAAACTCGTGAGGAAAATCCTGACGGAAAAAATGGAGAAGAAATACAAGCTCCAATTCTCGTCATTCAGGAAATTACCGAAACATTAGAACGACACCTTAAAGCTGGTGTAAAAAAGATAACGCTCAATGCGCATCCATTTATCGCCGCTTTTATTACAAAGGGATATCCTTCTATACGATCTAAGTGGTTCATGAATCACAAAAAATGGGTCAAGGTAGTACCTAGAGATGCCTATACTTATCTAGAATACAATTTCAAAGATAAAGACGGCAACGATCTTACTTAA